In Flavobacterium hankyongi, the genomic window AAAAAGTTAACCATATTAACGAGTATAATGGTAAGCTTTATATTGCAACAGATTTTGGAATTTGTGTTTTTGATTTAGCAACTTCAGAATTTGGAGATACTTATTTTATTGGCTCAAATGGCTCAAATATTCAAATTCTTCAAACGGCAGTTTCTAACAACACCATATATGCAGTAGCCAATGGTTATGGACTTTTAAGTGCATCAGTAAATAATCCCAATCTTGTCGATTACAATCAATGGACAATGACAGCTTCAGGAAATTGGGCAAGTGTAACGACAACAGCTACTGATGTTGCTTTGATAAATTTAAGTGGCCAGCTTTATAAATTAGTTGGAAATTCGCCAGTGTATTTAACTGCACTTAATCAAATGTCACTTGATGCTAGATTTTCAGAAAGTAATTATGTGGTTACTACACAAAATTATGTTTATGTTTTTGATAGTCAGTTGAATGAGATTTTTAGAATAAATAACTCTGCCGATTCTACAACGCATTTTACCTGTGCTACTGTTTTAAGTGACAAAGTTTATATTGGGACTCAAGAAAGAGGAGTGATAACGACTACCCAAACGAATACAACAGCGTTTCAAAATATTTCACCTAACGGTCCTGATAGAAATAGGATTTTTGCTGTCAAATCATTTTCTAATGGTGTTTGGGCAGTTTATGGAGATCATACAATTTATTATAACCCTCATCCATTGGACGCATTGAGTGTAAGTCGTTTTGAAGAAAAAGTGGGGTGGGTTTCTACTCCTTATTCGAGTCTTTTTGGTGCAAAATCTATTGTAAGAATAGAAACTCATCCTAATGATGAAAAAAAGGTCTTTTTTAGCTCATATCATTCTGGACTTTTAAAGTTTGATAATAATTTACCAAGTACACTTTATGATGCTACAAATAGTAGCCTACAAGCTTATTTGCCATTACAGCCAACAGAGAATATTAGAGTAAACGGATTAGGTTTTGATAAGAGTAATAACTTATGGGTTACAAATTCACTAGCTACAAATCCGATTAATGTTTTAAGATCTAATGGTCAATGGCAAGGTTATAGTTTATCGGTGCTTCAAAATCCAGCTGTTGTTAGTTATGGAAGAATAGCAGTCGATAAAAATAATACGAAATGGATTTGTTCAAACAGTGCTGGGATTATTGGTTTTAATGAAAACTATAATAATAGATGTTTAAGAATGACTGAAGGAAGTGATTCGGGAAATCTACCAACAAGTGATGTAAGAGCAGTGGCGGTTGATAATAAAAATAAACTTTGGATAGGAACTGCCTATGGACTTCGAGTATTGTCTAGTGTCGATTCTTTTTTAACTCAAGATAAATTAACCGCAAACTCAATAATAATTTTGGAAGATGGTTTGGCGCAAGAGCTACTATATAATCAATTTATTACTGATATAGTGGTAGATGGTGCAAATAATAAATGGATTGGTACTGCTGGTGCTGGGGTTTTTTATATTTCAGATGATGGTCAAAAAACATTTAATATTTTCACTAAAGAGAACTCTCCTTTGCCTAATAATACGATCAATGATATTGAGATTAATAAAGTTACCGGCGAAGTTTTTATAGCTACAGAAAGTGGTATGGTTTCGTTTAGAGGGTCAGCAACTTCAGGAACAGATGATTTAGAAAATGTTGTTGTTTTTCCAAATCCGGTAAGACCAGAGTTTGGAGGTAATGTTGCTGTTTCTGGTTTGATGGATAAAGCAAATGTAAAAATCACAGATATTGAAGGTAATTTGGTCTTCGAGGCTATTTCTGAAGGAGGTACCGTGCTTTGGGATACTAGAAACTTTCGTGGAAGCAAAGTAGCTTCTGGTGTTTATATGGTTTTGATTTCTGCAGAAAGTGGTGAAAAAACCAAAGTTAAAAAAGTTATGATTGTGCGATAATGTTGGTAAAAACCAAAGCTATTGTTTTGAGTGCATTAAAATATCAGGAAAAATCACTGATAGTAAAGTGTTTTACACAATCAGAAGGGTTGAAGAGTTATTTCGTACCCAGTGCTTTTTCAACTAAAAAATCGAGTCAGCGAATTGCTTATTTTCAGCCGTTGAATATTCTTGAAATTGAAGCCAATCATAAAAATAAAGGATCATTAGAGCATTTTAAAGAAGTTAAGATTTCAGTTCCTTATCAAACATTAAATCTGGAAATAGTTAAAAGTACCATCGTTATTTTTCTTTCAGAAGTGTTGCATCATGCCATCAAAGAAGAAGAAAAAAACGAGTCGCTTTTTGCTTTTCTCGAAACCGCTTTGATTTGGTTAGATACTCATGATGAAATTGCTAATTTCCACCTTATTTTACTGCTTGAAATTACAAAATTTCTGGGGTTTTATCCTGATGACTCACAAATTAATTTTCCTTTTTTTGATATAAGCGAAGGGCATTTTGCTCTTCATCAATCCATGAACTGTATCAACATGCAGGAAACACTTTTGCTTAAAAAATTATTGGAATTAAAATTCGATAGTTCACAAAAATTTTTCACTGCTTCAGAACGTCAAATATTGCTTAAAATCCTTTTGGATTACTATGTAATTCACTTGGTTGGATTTAAAAAACCAAAGTCGCTGGAAGTATTAAAAGAAGTTTTTTCGTAACATTTATTTTTCTTTCGTTAAACTCTTAGATTTTTAACCATTTTTTACCTTTCTTTCTTTGGCTATTGCCTTATAAATCACTACTTTCGCGGATTGATTTTATAAAACGACCATAATAATATGAATTTCAACGAATACAAAGGACTTGACTTGCCTACAGTGGCATCAGAAGTGCTTGATTTTTGGAAAAAAAACAATGTTTTTGAACAATCTGTAACTTCTCGTGAAGGAGCTACTCCGTATGTGTTTTTTGAAGGACCGCCTTCAGCAAACGGATTACCGGGTATTCACCACGTGATGGCGCGTGCGATTAAAGATATTTTTTGTCGTTACAAAACTCAAAAAGGTTTCCAAGTAAAGCGCAAAGCGGGCTGGGATACGCACGGTTTGCCTGTTGAATTAGGAACCGAAAAAGAATTAGGCATCACTAAAGAAGATATCGGAAAAACGATTTCGGTAACTGAATACAACGAAGCGTGTAAGCGCACCGTTATGCGTTATACTGACGTATGGAATGACCTTACGGAAAAAATGGGGTATTGGGTAGATATGGAAGATCCGTATGTAACTTACAAATCGAAATATATGGAATCGGTTTGGTGGTTACTAAAACAGATTTATAACAAAGATTTGTTGTACAAAGGATATACCATCCAACCGTATTCGCCAAAAGCGGGAACAGGTTTGTCTTCTCACGAAGTAAATCAACCAGGTTCCTATCGTGATGTAACGGATACTACAATTGTAGCGCAGTTTAAAGCCAAAGACGAAACTTTACCAAGTTTCTTACAAGGTTTTGGAACCATTCATTTCTTGGCTTGGACAACAACTCCTTGGACATTGCCATCAAATACTGCATTAACCGTTGGTCCTAAAATCGATTATGTTTTAGTAAAAACGTTCAATCAATATACATTCGAACCTATCAATGTAATTCTTGCTAAAACATTAGTAGGAAAACAGTTTGGTAATAAAACAATAGATATTTCAAGTGATACTTTGTTTAATAAATATTTGTCTGAAAGTGATTCATTACAAGCTTATGAAGAGTTTTTAAATGGAGAAATAAATGAATTAACACTTCGAGTAAAAGATGCAACTCATCCTGAATTAGTCAAGGAAAGAATTGATCTTTTAGGAAAAATAAGAAATAAAATACCTTTTAAGATTATTGCAGAAGCAAAAGGTGCTGATTTGGTAGGAATTCGTTACGAACAATTATTGCCTTGGGCGTTACCATACCAAAATCCTGAAAATGCATTCAGAGTAATTTCGGGAGATTTCGTTACTACCGAAGATGGTACGGGTATCGTTCACACGGCACCGACTTTTGGAGCGGATGATGCTAAAGTAGCAAAAGAAGCGACTCCAGAAGTACCACCAATGTTGGTATTGGATGAAAATGGAAATCCGGTTCCTCTAGTTGACTTACAAGGAAAATTTGTTGCGCAATTAGGTGATTTTGGAGGGAAGTACGTAAAGAATGAATACTACAATGATGGTGAAGCACCTGAAAAATCAGTAGACGTTGAAATCGCGATTCGTTTAAAAGAAGAAAACAAAGCCTTTAAGGTTGAAAAATACGTCCACAGTTACCCACATTGTTGGAGAACCGACAAACCAATTTTATACTATCCATTAGATTCTTGGTTCATCAAAGTAACCGAAATCAAAGATAGAATGTTCGACTTAAACGAAACCATCAACTGGAAACCAAAAGCTACAGGAGAAGGTCGTTTCGGAAATTGGTTGAAAAATGCCAACGATTGGAATTTGTCACGTTCTAGATATTGGGGAATTCCTTTACCAATTTGGAGAACAGAAGATAAAACCGAAGAAACCTGTATTGGTTCTGTAGAAGAATTATTCAACGAAATTGAAAAAGCGGTTGCTGCTGGTTTCATGACTGAAAATCCATACAAAGGATTCCAAATCGGAAATATGGAAGAAACAAATTACTATTTAGTTGATTTACACAAAAATATTGTAGATAACATCGTTTTAGTTTCGCCATCAGGTAAACCAATGAATCGCGAAACGGATTTAATTGATGTTTGGTTCGATTCAGGCGCAATGCCTTATGCACAATGGCATTATCCTTTTGAAAACAAGGAATTAATTGATGGTCATCAATCATTCCCTGCTGATTTCATTGCAGAAGGAGTAGATCAAACGCGTGGTTGGTTCTATACCTTGCACGCCATCGGAACGTTGGTCTTTGATCAAGTAGCTTATAAAAATGTAGTATCAAACGGTTTAGTGCTAGACAAAAACGGACAAAAAATGTCAAAACGTCTAGGAAATGCGGTTGATCCATTCACCACTTTGGCTGAATACGGTCCAGATGCTACGCGTTGGTACATGATTTCTAATGCAAATCCATGGGATAACTTAAAGTTTGATATAGAAGGAGTGGCAGAAGTACGTCGTAAATTCTTTGGAACATTGTATAATACGTATTCGTTCTTTGCGTTATATGCGAACATTGACGGATTTAAATATGCTGAAGCAGAAGTGCCATTGGCTGAAAGACCTGAAATTGACCGTTGGATTTTGTCTGAATTACACACGTTAATCCAATTGGTTGATGAAGCCTATGCCGATTATGAACCAACCAAAGCGGCTCGTGCTATTTCTGATTTCGTTCAGGAAAACTTGAGTAACTGGTACGTGCGTTTATGTCGTCGTAGATTCTGGAAAGGGGAGTACGGAACAGATAAAATTGCGGCCTATCAAACGCTTTACACGTGCTTAATGACCGTTGCAAAATTATCGGCGCCAATCGCTCCGTTCTTTATGGATAGATTGTATAAGGACTTAAATGCGGCTACAAATGCCGAAAAATATAGTAGTGTACACTTAGCGGAGTTTCCAAATTTTGTTGAAAATTTTGTTGATAAATCGCTGGAAAGCAAAATGTTGAAAGCACAAACGGTTTCATCATTGGTGTTGTCACTTCGTAAAAAGGAGATGATAAAAGTACGTCAACCATTGCAAAAGGTAATGATTCCGGTACTTGACGAAGTACAACGTGCAGAAATTGAGGCAGTTTCTGATCTTATAAAAGCAGAAGTAAACGTTAAAGAAGTACAGCTTTTAGACGATGCTTCGGGCATATTAGTGAAGCAAATTAAACCAAATTTTAAAGCTTTAGGGCCAAAATTTGGAAAGGATATGAATCTGATTTCCAAAGGAATACAGGATTTTACACAAGAACAAATCGCAGAAATAGAGCGAAACGGTGAGATTTCTATTGTTATTTCAGGAAATAATGTTAATTTAACAACTCAAGATGTGGAAATTTCTTCACAAGATATTGAGGGTTGGTTGGTTGCTAATTCAAACGGTATAACAGTAGCATTGGATATAACAATTTCCGATGAATTAAGAAAAGAAGGTATCGCTAGGGAATTAGTAAATAGAATCCAAAATATCCGCAAAGATTCTGGTTTTGAAGTAACTGATAAAATTAAAGTTACCATGCTTAAAGATGGTATAATTCAGCAAGCGATAGAAGCTAATTCAGATTACATCAAATCAGAAACTTTAACAGAGGAACTTGTTTTCACAGAAAGTATCGATAATGGTACGGAAATTGAGTTTGATGAACTAAGAACTAAAATATTAATTTCAAAGTAGAAGGAAATTATGGTAGAAGAACAAATTAGATATTCTGATGCTGATTTAGCAGAATTCAAAGAATTGATCCAAAAGAAGTTAGAAAAAGCTAAAAATGATTTGGACTTAATCAAGAGTGCTTACCTTAATGATTTGAATAACGGTACCGATGATACATCACCAACATTCAAAGCGTTTGAAGAAGGAAGCGAGACAATGTCTAAGGAAGCCAACTCACAGTTAGCAATTCGTCAGGAGAAATTTATTCGTGATTTGAAAAATGCTTTAATCCGTATTGAGAATAAAACCTACGGGATTTGTAAAGTAACAGGAAAACTTATAAATAAAGAAAGATTAAAACTGGTTCCTCATGCCACTATGAGTATCGAAGCAAAGAACTTGCAACGTTAATCTTTTTCTAAAAATGACTGAACGCTCCTTTTTGGAGCGTTTTTTATGTAATAATGTTTATTTTTGTCCTACAAAGAAAAATAATGGAATCGCAACGATGAATAATATGTCAAATAAAGCGATTGCATTTGACTGCTGAAAAGCAATAAATATTAACAAATGAATTTAAAGAAAGCCTATCTAATCGTTTTTTTGGTTTTATTAATTGACCAAATATCCAAAATATATGTAAAAACACATTTTGTACTTCATGAAGAGGTTGGAGTATTTAGTTGGTTTAAAATTTTATTCATCGAAAACGAAGGTATGGCTTGGGGAGCTGAAATTCCAGGAGCTTATGGTAAAATTGCGTTAACACTATTTCGTATTCTTGCCGTTTTTGGTATTGGATACTGGTTGTGGGATTCGGTTAGAAAAAGCGGATCTAATCTTTTAATAATTGCGATTTCTTTAATTCTTGCTGGTGCTTTTGGTAATATTATAGATTCTGTTTTTTATGGTCGTATCTTTAATGACAGTTCATACGAAGTAGCAACTTTATTTTCAAAAGAACCATATGGAAAATGGTTTTATGGGAAAGTAGTGGATATGTTCTATTTCCCAATTATAAAGGATTATCCAATGCCAACATGGGTTCCGTTTTTAGGAGGTAAAAATTTCACTTTTTTCAATGCCATTTTTAATATTGCTGATGTAGCTATTTCTACCGGAGTAGGGATCTTGATTGTATTTAATAAAAAAGCATTTGGTTCAAAAAACTAATAAATAAAGACGTAAAAAAAGCCCTCACTGAGGGCTTTTTTTATTATCTGTTATGTCCAGGAGCATGGTTTCTTGCACTTTTGTCTCCGTGCATTTTTTTAGCATGACCTGGTGGAATTCTTTTTTCTTTTACCACTACTGTTCTTCTTGGTCCGGGATGATGGACATGAACACAACTAGCTAAACTAATTGCAACTAAAAAGAACGTAACAATTGTACGAATTCTTTTAAAATATTGATTACTCATAGGTTAAGTTTTAGGTTTTGCGAATATAAACTAAAACTTGATTACTCCAAAGGGTGTTATACAATAATCTAATTTTATATCATTATCTTGTATATCATCAATAACATCTTCAGGATCAAAATAGGAAAGCCCAATTTTGATACTTTCTGTTTTACATTTGCTTAAAAATTTATCGTAAAAGCCTTTGCCATATCCTACACGGTTTCCTTTTTTATCATAAGCTAATAAAGGAACAAAAATCACTTCTATTTTGTTTATAGGTACTTCAATGCCATCCACAGGTTCGGGAATTCCGTAAGAGTTGACTTTTATTGTTGTATTATCTGTCAATAAATAATGAGTCATTGACAAATCTTCAAAATTTGATTTTGAAATCACTATTTCTTTATCTCTTCCAGCTAAAATTTGAAGAATAAATTCAGTGTTAATTTCTTTTTGCTTTTCTATAGGTAAAAACAAATGAAAGTAAGTCTTGTCCCAAATGGGTAAATCAATACAATGATTAGCAATGATTAAACTATCATTCATTATTTCATCAAACGTTAGTTGCTTTCTTAATGCTTTGTATTTTGTTCGCAAATCAGCTTTTAACATGTAAATTTTCTTTTAAATCGGATATAAAAGTACTTAAATGATCGACTTCTACGTGATCCATTATTACAATTTTATACCATTTATTGTTTTCATCATGTTTTTGAGGAACCAAATCATACTTTTCTTCTAAATTTTTAGAGATATATTTAGATGGAATTGTCACAATATTCATATTTGGTTCTCTAAAGTAAGGAACACTTAACGATTTCAATTGTTCACACAACCAGTTGGTACGCATTTGTAGAACGCTTACTTTTTCAAACCAGCCAAAAGGACCATAAGTAAACAAGATCATCCAAACTGAAACAGCATTAGAACCACTTCGACTTCCACAAAGAGTTAAATCCATTCCTTCTACATACTCGGCTTCTTTAGTTAAAACGTTTTCAATTAGTCCTTTTCTACAAATAAAAACACCTGTTCCATAAGGAGCTTGTAACATTTTGTGAGCATCAATTGTTATGGAGCTAATTTTAGGATTACTAAAGTTAATCGAATTATTTTTATTGCTGAACGGATAAACAAAACCACCATAAGCAGCGTCAATATGAAGTTTATAAATTAATTGATGTTTTTCTAACACCGAAATATAATCTTCTGGGTCATCAACAGCACCAAACATTGTGGTTCCCATGTTAGAAACAATTATAAAATATTTCTTGCCGTTTTGTTTTGCTTCAATAAGTAAACTTTCTAATTCCGATTTTTTAATTTTTCTTGTTTCAAAATCAACAGGAACTTGAATTCTATCTAACATTAATAAGTTAGCTGCCTTTGGAATGGAATAATGAGTGTCTTCTGAAGCGACAATGGTAATTTCGTTCAAAGATGCACCATAAATGTTCATGAATAAATTGCGATACATCCAAATGGCTTGAATATTAGCCTCTGTACCTCCTGGAGCTATATAACCATCATAACTTTCTGGCTTTGCTTTAAAAATGTCTACTGCTAAAACTTTCAGCACCTCTCTCTCAATTTCTTGTGTACCACTAAAAGCTTTTTCGGAAGAACCTATGGTATGGCAACCAATATGATTTGGATTAGCAACATAGGTTTTTAAAGTTGGTGCATCTTTAAGAAAAGAAGCGTCGCTGTAAAATACTTTGTTATCTAATTTTGACGCTGGATAACCCAAAGAAGCATCATT contains:
- a CDS encoding TraR/DksA family transcriptional regulator encodes the protein MVEEQIRYSDADLAEFKELIQKKLEKAKNDLDLIKSAYLNDLNNGTDDTSPTFKAFEEGSETMSKEANSQLAIRQEKFIRDLKNALIRIENKTYGICKVTGKLINKERLKLVPHATMSIEAKNLQR
- a CDS encoding T9SS type A sorting domain-containing protein translates to MKNFFIIIFSFFFSNLMISQQNSVWKGYFSYNSIKDISQSTTTFYGAAENAYFKRNVATNEISTTSTIEGLSGQTITQIYYSEAYKKTIIGHVDGLLVVVNEKDGSMLNVVDIVNKPSVPPNMKKVNHINEYNGKLYIATDFGICVFDLATSEFGDTYFIGSNGSNIQILQTAVSNNTIYAVANGYGLLSASVNNPNLVDYNQWTMTASGNWASVTTTATDVALINLSGQLYKLVGNSPVYLTALNQMSLDARFSESNYVVTTQNYVYVFDSQLNEIFRINNSADSTTHFTCATVLSDKVYIGTQERGVITTTQTNTTAFQNISPNGPDRNRIFAVKSFSNGVWAVYGDHTIYYNPHPLDALSVSRFEEKVGWVSTPYSSLFGAKSIVRIETHPNDEKKVFFSSYHSGLLKFDNNLPSTLYDATNSSLQAYLPLQPTENIRVNGLGFDKSNNLWVTNSLATNPINVLRSNGQWQGYSLSVLQNPAVVSYGRIAVDKNNTKWICSNSAGIIGFNENYNNRCLRMTEGSDSGNLPTSDVRAVAVDNKNKLWIGTAYGLRVLSSVDSFLTQDKLTANSIIILEDGLAQELLYNQFITDIVVDGANNKWIGTAGAGVFYISDDGQKTFNIFTKENSPLPNNTINDIEINKVTGEVFIATESGMVSFRGSATSGTDDLENVVVFPNPVRPEFGGNVAVSGLMDKANVKITDIEGNLVFEAISEGGTVLWDTRNFRGSKVASGVYMVLISAESGEKTKVKKVMIVR
- the recO gene encoding DNA repair protein RecO encodes the protein MLVKTKAIVLSALKYQEKSLIVKCFTQSEGLKSYFVPSAFSTKKSSQRIAYFQPLNILEIEANHKNKGSLEHFKEVKISVPYQTLNLEIVKSTIVIFLSEVLHHAIKEEEKNESLFAFLETALIWLDTHDEIANFHLILLLEITKFLGFYPDDSQINFPFFDISEGHFALHQSMNCINMQETLLLKKLLELKFDSSQKFFTASERQILLKILLDYYVIHLVGFKKPKSLEVLKEVFS
- a CDS encoding lipoprotein signal peptidase → MNLKKAYLIVFLVLLIDQISKIYVKTHFVLHEEVGVFSWFKILFIENEGMAWGAEIPGAYGKIALTLFRILAVFGIGYWLWDSVRKSGSNLLIIAISLILAGAFGNIIDSVFYGRIFNDSSYEVATLFSKEPYGKWFYGKVVDMFYFPIIKDYPMPTWVPFLGGKNFTFFNAIFNIADVAISTGVGILIVFNKKAFGSKN
- a CDS encoding 5-formyltetrahydrofolate cyclo-ligase codes for the protein MLKADLRTKYKALRKQLTFDEIMNDSLIIANHCIDLPIWDKTYFHLFLPIEKQKEINTEFILQILAGRDKEIVISKSNFEDLSMTHYLLTDNTTIKVNSYGIPEPVDGIEVPINKIEVIFVPLLAYDKKGNRVGYGKGFYDKFLSKCKTESIKIGLSYFDPEDVIDDIQDNDIKLDYCITPFGVIKF
- the ileS gene encoding isoleucine--tRNA ligase; the protein is MNFNEYKGLDLPTVASEVLDFWKKNNVFEQSVTSREGATPYVFFEGPPSANGLPGIHHVMARAIKDIFCRYKTQKGFQVKRKAGWDTHGLPVELGTEKELGITKEDIGKTISVTEYNEACKRTVMRYTDVWNDLTEKMGYWVDMEDPYVTYKSKYMESVWWLLKQIYNKDLLYKGYTIQPYSPKAGTGLSSHEVNQPGSYRDVTDTTIVAQFKAKDETLPSFLQGFGTIHFLAWTTTPWTLPSNTALTVGPKIDYVLVKTFNQYTFEPINVILAKTLVGKQFGNKTIDISSDTLFNKYLSESDSLQAYEEFLNGEINELTLRVKDATHPELVKERIDLLGKIRNKIPFKIIAEAKGADLVGIRYEQLLPWALPYQNPENAFRVISGDFVTTEDGTGIVHTAPTFGADDAKVAKEATPEVPPMLVLDENGNPVPLVDLQGKFVAQLGDFGGKYVKNEYYNDGEAPEKSVDVEIAIRLKEENKAFKVEKYVHSYPHCWRTDKPILYYPLDSWFIKVTEIKDRMFDLNETINWKPKATGEGRFGNWLKNANDWNLSRSRYWGIPLPIWRTEDKTEETCIGSVEELFNEIEKAVAAGFMTENPYKGFQIGNMEETNYYLVDLHKNIVDNIVLVSPSGKPMNRETDLIDVWFDSGAMPYAQWHYPFENKELIDGHQSFPADFIAEGVDQTRGWFYTLHAIGTLVFDQVAYKNVVSNGLVLDKNGQKMSKRLGNAVDPFTTLAEYGPDATRWYMISNANPWDNLKFDIEGVAEVRRKFFGTLYNTYSFFALYANIDGFKYAEAEVPLAERPEIDRWILSELHTLIQLVDEAYADYEPTKAARAISDFVQENLSNWYVRLCRRRFWKGEYGTDKIAAYQTLYTCLMTVAKLSAPIAPFFMDRLYKDLNAATNAEKYSSVHLAEFPNFVENFVDKSLESKMLKAQTVSSLVLSLRKKEMIKVRQPLQKVMIPVLDEVQRAEIEAVSDLIKAEVNVKEVQLLDDASGILVKQIKPNFKALGPKFGKDMNLISKGIQDFTQEQIAEIERNGEISIVISGNNVNLTTQDVEISSQDIEGWLVANSNGITVALDITISDELRKEGIARELVNRIQNIRKDSGFEVTDKIKVTMLKDGIIQQAIEANSDYIKSETLTEELVFTESIDNGTEIEFDELRTKILISK
- a CDS encoding pyridoxal phosphate-dependent decarboxylase family protein, whose amino-acid sequence is MITWKKLSQEERQERIEKALLENVNFSNDASLGYPASKLDNKVFYSDASFLKDAPTLKTYVANPNHIGCHTIGSSEKAFSGTQEIEREVLKVLAVDIFKAKPESYDGYIAPGGTEANIQAIWMYRNLFMNIYGASLNEITIVASEDTHYSIPKAANLLMLDRIQVPVDFETRKIKKSELESLLIEAKQNGKKYFIIVSNMGTTMFGAVDDPEDYISVLEKHQLIYKLHIDAAYGGFVYPFSNKNNSINFSNPKISSITIDAHKMLQAPYGTGVFICRKGLIENVLTKEAEYVEGMDLTLCGSRSGSNAVSVWMILFTYGPFGWFEKVSVLQMRTNWLCEQLKSLSVPYFREPNMNIVTIPSKYISKNLEEKYDLVPQKHDENNKWYKIVIMDHVEVDHLSTFISDLKENLHVKS